The following are encoded together in the Panthera leo isolate Ple1 chromosome B4, P.leo_Ple1_pat1.1, whole genome shotgun sequence genome:
- the LOC122225626 gene encoding olfactory receptor 8S1-like, whose protein sequence is MLTSRAEESYYLLDLKILLPQNSVLPTENSERTLLYMAMKNYSAISEFILLGLSIDPSIQAILFVLFFLIYLFTLMGNFLMLLVIRADSHLHMPMYFFLRQLSFLDLCHSSVTVPKMLENLLSESKTIFVESCLAQAFFVFATGGTEACLLAVMAYDRYVAISSPLLYGQVMSNQLCVGMVWGSWGLAFVDALINILLAVNLDYCEDQTLPHFSCELSSLFPLSCSDTSTNFTLLLCSSVLHFFGTFIMIVFSYVRIVSTILSISSTSGRSKAFSTCSSHLTTVILFYGSGFLSYLLPTSGSHLAMMLSLQYSVVTPMLNPLVYSLQNKEVKAAMGRMFRKYFHSLM, encoded by the exons ATGTTGACTTCACGAGCTGAAGAGTCTTATTACTTACTGGATCTGAAAATATTGTTGCCACAGAACAGTGTACTACCAACTGAGAATTCAG AGAGAACACTTCTGTATATGGCAATGAAAAACTACAGTGCTATCAGTGAGTTCATTCTCCTTGGACTATCTATTGACCCCAGTATTCAGGCCATACTCTTTGTGCTGTTCTTTCTGATTTATCTCTTCACTCTGATGGGAAATTTCTTGATGCTGCTGGTGATTAGGGCTGATTCTCACCTCCACATGCCCATGTACTTCTTTTTGAGACAACTGTCCTTCCTGGACCTCTGCCACTCATCTGTCACAGTCCCCAAGATGCTGGAGAATCTACTTTCTGAAAGTAAAACCATCTTTGTAGAGAGCTGCCTGGCTCAGGCCTTCTTTGTATTTGCTACCGGGGGCACGGAGGCCTGTCTGCTGgctgtgatggcctatgaccgctatgtagCCATCAGCTCCCCTCTGCTCTATGGCCAGGTGATGAGCAACCAGCTCTGTGTTGGGATGGTGTGGGGTTCCTGGGGCCTGGCCTTTGTTGATGCTCTCATTAATATCCTCTTGGCTGTCAATTTAGACTATTGCGAGGACCAGACTCTTCCCCACTTCAGCTGTGAgctgtcttctctcttccctctgtcttgTTCTGATACCTCGACCAACTTCACACTCCTGCTGTGCTCCTCTGTCTTGCATTTCTTTGGAACCTTCATTATGATTGTTTTTTCCTATGTTCGCATTGTCTCCACCATCCTGAGCATCAGCTCCACCTCAGGCAGAAGCAAGGCCTTCTCTACTTGCTCTTCTCACCTCACTACTGTGATCTTGTTCTATGGCTCAGGTTTCCTCAGCTATCTCTTGCCAACTTCAGGCTCCCATCTGGCGATGATGCTCTCCTTGCAGTACAGCGTGGTCACTCCCATGCTGAACCCCCTTGTCTACAGCCTACAGAACAAAGAGGTGAAGGCAGCTATGGGAAGaatgttcagaaaatattttcattctctcaTGTAG